The Papaver somniferum cultivar HN1 unplaced genomic scaffold, ASM357369v1 unplaced-scaffold_18, whole genome shotgun sequence genome includes a window with the following:
- the LOC113337922 gene encoding probable glycosyltransferase At5g03795, which produces MEFSVPFRQKPCQVETKKLLFLIGVITIAAFAVQIFSTPHQNIIFNAPAANSSKVGNFTPLHDSTIANLSLVNEVVVAKNEENEMEEQLKDETEVVVVDRKNEAAEMWEHTVAPPPDERDGVFEEKFDYMSLAPVGSPITSPSNAVEEIVDTNVASDSVVSVETNKSAVDEQVIGMGMKEEKPILIQSASATLSSNSIETSDRAKKMSHKSIKSMLDEMILPSDPLTKIRMKMPPKKVTSISEMNVLLLQNRASLRSMRPRWSSKLDQEVLAAKAQIENAPIIKKDRELYAPVYCNVSVFKRSYELMEKMLKVYVYKEGKKPIFHDPILEGIYASEGWFMKQIEGNEQFTVKDPREAHLFYIPFSSQSLRYTLYKANSHSKKNLIKYMSDYLNMITAKYPFWNRTGGADHFFTACHDWAPAITKRIMSACLRALCNSDVYEGFVLGKDVALPETFVLSKSDLLKDKGGKPPSERRTLAFFAGNMHGYLRPILLKYWENKDPGMKIYGKMSKAQKKEMNYIQHMKTSKFCISAKGYEGNSPRVVEAIFFECVPVIISDNFVPPFFEVLNWEAFAVFVAERDIPNLKEILASIPDEKYVEMHKRVKKVQKHFLWHSKPVKYDVFHMTLHSVWYNRVFQIKAR; this is translated from the exons ATGGAGTTTTCAGTTCCATTTCGTCAAAAGCCATGTCAAGTTGAGACTAAGAAACTGTTGTTTCTGATAGGGGTAATCACAATTGCAGCTTTTGCTGTTCAAATTTTCTCAACTCCACACCAGAATATAATCTTCAACGCCCCAGCTGCAAATTCTTCAAAAGTTGGTAACTTTACGCCTTTGCATGATTCAACGATAGCTAATTTATCACTGGTTAATGAGGTAGTGGTGGCTAAGAATGAAGAGAATGAAATGGAGGAGCAATTGAAGGATGAAactgaggtggtggtggtggatagaAAGAATGAAGCGGCTGAAATGTGGGAACATACGGTGGCGCCGCCGCCGGATGAAAGGGATGGAGTTTTTGAAGAGAAATTTGATTATATGTCATTAGCTCCAGTGGGTTCTCCAATTACTAGTCCAAGTAATGCAGTAGAAGAAATTGTGGATACAAATGTTGCTTCTGATTCTGTTGTATCTGTGGAGACTAATAAATCTGCTGTGGATGAGCAAGTAATTGGTATGGGTATGAAAGAGGAGAAGCCAATCTTGATTCAAAGTGCTTCGGCTACTTTGAGCAGTAATTCAATTGAGACTAGTGATCGTGCAAAAAAGATGTCTCATAAATCGATTAAGTCAATGCTGGATGAAATGATTCTGCCTAGTGATCCTTTAACGAAGATTAGGATGAAGATGCCTCCCAAAAAAGTAACATCAATTTCTGAAATGAATGTTCTGTTGCTTCAGAATCGTGCTTCGTTGCGTTCGATG AGACCGCGGTGGTCTTCAAAACTAGATCAGGAAGTTCTGGCTGCAAAAGCCCAGATTGAGAATGCTCCAATTATAAAGAAGGATCGGGAGCTTTATGCTCCTGTTTACTGTAACGTGTCGGTGTTCAAAAG GAGTTATGAATTGATGGAAAAAATGCTAAAAGTTTATGTTTACAAGGAAGGTAAAAAGCCCATTTTCCATGACCCAATACTGGAAGGAATCTATGCTTCCGAAGGATGGTTTATGAAACAGATAGAAGGAAATGAGCAATTCACTGTTAAGGACCCCAGAGAAGCTCACCTGTTTTATATACCGTTCAGTTCACAAAGTCTTAGGTACACTTTGTATAAAGCTAATTCACACAGTAAGAAGAACCTGATCAAGTATATGAGTGATTACTTGAACATGATCACTGCAAAATATCCTTTCTGGAACAGAACTGGTGGAGCAGATCATTTCTTTACCGCTTGCCATGACTGG GCCCCAGCAATTACTAAGCGAATTATGAGCGCATGCCTCAGAGCTCTCTGCAACTCTGATGTCTATGAGGGTTTCGTACTAGGAAAGGATGTTGCTCTCCCAGAAACATTTGTGCTTTCAAAAAGTGATCTTCTCAAAGATAAAGGAGGAAAACCTCCTTCGGAGAGACGAACATTGGCCTTCTTCGCAGGAAATATGCACGGATATCTGCGTCCTATATTACTAAAGTACTGGGAGAACAAAGACCCTGGCATGAAGATCTATGGTAAGATGAGTAAAGCTCAAAAGAAAGAAATGAACTACATCCAACACATGAAGACAAGCAAATTCTGCATTTCTGCTAAAGGGTATGAGGGAAATAGTCCTAGAGTTGTCGAAGCCATCTTCTTCGAGTGTGTTCCAGTGATCATATCAGATAATTTTGTTCCTCCTTTCTTTGAGGTTCTTAATTGGGAGGCCTTTGCAGTTTTTGTCGCAGAGAGAGATATTCCCAACTTGAAGGAGATACTCGCTTCGATACCTGATGAGAAGTATGTAGAGATGCATAAGAGAGTGAAGAAGGTGCAGAAACATTTTCTTTGGCACAGTAAGCCGGTGAAGTATGATGTTTTTCACATGACCCTGCATTCTGTCTGGTATAATCGAGTTTTTCAGATTAAAGCCAGGTAA